The Streptomyces sp. NBC_01353 genome contains a region encoding:
- a CDS encoding SAM-dependent methyltransferase, producing MITVIGSSAGADAGSWAGEAALVADVRGDELTDTELDLVEKHVSGGGTRVVVRVLGDPGFFGVVRTLEERFGAAELEVRPGPTAVGLAFARLGLPWDDAFVVDGTKVRGHALNRAVNVCRAHPKVAVLPGPGVGPAELGAELVHRVASRTLVVFSALGDPFRERFERVEPAEAMCRSWEGVSLVLCLDESRAEGPPPVVTGPLTGPGRWALPDGEFGAVGDEGGSVLPYEARALALARLGPRAGDLIWDIGTGCGSVAVECARLGAAVVAVEKTASGVERIRAVTVAHGVEVRTVHGAAPTVLSHLADPDGVFIGGGGSELRSIVLTAGRRARRAVVVAVTALEQVAAVRSALACCGFEAEGVLMQSQRLLALPDGSSTMAPAAPVFLVWGTR from the coding sequence ATGATCACGGTGATCGGAAGCAGTGCGGGAGCCGACGCGGGCTCCTGGGCGGGCGAAGCGGCCCTGGTGGCGGACGTGCGGGGCGACGAGTTGACGGACACGGAACTCGACCTGGTCGAGAAGCATGTGTCCGGGGGCGGGACACGGGTGGTCGTGCGGGTGCTGGGAGATCCCGGATTCTTCGGGGTCGTACGTACGTTGGAGGAGCGTTTCGGGGCCGCGGAGCTCGAGGTGCGGCCCGGGCCGACGGCGGTGGGGCTGGCGTTCGCACGCCTCGGTCTGCCGTGGGACGACGCCTTCGTGGTGGACGGCACGAAGGTGCGCGGCCATGCGCTGAACCGGGCCGTGAACGTCTGCCGGGCCCATCCCAAGGTGGCCGTGCTGCCCGGGCCCGGGGTGGGCCCGGCGGAGCTGGGCGCGGAGTTGGTGCACCGGGTGGCGTCGCGGACGCTGGTGGTGTTCTCGGCGCTGGGCGATCCGTTCCGTGAGCGCTTCGAACGGGTGGAGCCGGCGGAGGCGATGTGCCGGAGCTGGGAGGGGGTGAGCCTGGTTCTGTGTCTCGACGAGTCGCGGGCGGAAGGGCCTCCTCCGGTGGTGACGGGGCCGCTGACGGGGCCGGGCCGTTGGGCGCTGCCGGACGGGGAGTTCGGGGCGGTCGGCGACGAGGGCGGGTCTGTGCTGCCGTACGAGGCGCGGGCGCTGGCCCTCGCGCGGCTCGGGCCGCGGGCCGGGGATCTGATCTGGGACATCGGTACGGGCTGCGGCTCGGTCGCGGTCGAGTGCGCCCGGCTCGGCGCGGCGGTGGTCGCGGTGGAGAAGACGGCGTCCGGTGTCGAGCGGATCCGGGCGGTCACGGTCGCGCACGGCGTGGAGGTGCGGACGGTGCACGGCGCGGCGCCGACGGTGCTGTCCCATCTGGCCGATCCGGACGGGGTGTTCATCGGTGGTGGCGGCAGCGAGCTGAGGTCGATCGTGCTGACGGCGGGCCGGCGGGCGCGGCGTGCGGTGGTGGTGGCGGTGACGGCTCTGGAGCAGGTGGCCGCGGTCCGCTCGGCGCTGGCGTGCTGCGGTTTCGAGGCCGAGGGGGTGCTGATGCAGTCCCAGCGGCTGCTCGCGCTGCCGGACGGTTCCTCGACGATGGCGCCGGCGGCGCCCGTGTTCCTGGTGTGGGGTACGCGGTGA
- a CDS encoding ZIP family metal transporter produces MAVFVALGAFLMTLFGGWTAQRVTDRRHLVLGLAGGLMLGVVGLDLLPEAMEASGEKVFGVPQALLLFVGGFLLAHVVERLLAVRQAAHGVGADERVPQVGLTAAAAMVVHSLMDGIALGAAFQVGGGMGAAVALAVISHDFADGFNTYTITSLYGNARRRAITMLVLDALAPVVGAASTLLFTLPEELLGSYLGFFGGALLYLAAAEILPEAHHEHPARSTLLCTVAGVAFIWLVVGVSDG; encoded by the coding sequence ATGGCCGTTTTCGTCGCGCTCGGCGCGTTCCTCATGACGCTCTTCGGCGGCTGGACCGCGCAGCGCGTCACCGACCGGCGCCACCTCGTCCTCGGCCTCGCCGGCGGCCTGATGCTGGGCGTCGTCGGCCTCGACCTCCTGCCCGAGGCCATGGAGGCCTCGGGCGAGAAGGTCTTCGGTGTGCCGCAGGCCCTGCTGCTCTTCGTGGGCGGCTTCCTCCTCGCCCACGTCGTGGAACGGCTGCTGGCGGTCCGTCAGGCCGCGCACGGGGTCGGTGCCGACGAGAGGGTGCCCCAGGTCGGACTCACCGCGGCCGCCGCGATGGTGGTCCACAGCCTCATGGACGGCATCGCGCTCGGCGCCGCCTTCCAGGTCGGCGGAGGCATGGGCGCCGCCGTCGCGCTCGCCGTCATCAGCCACGACTTCGCCGACGGGTTCAACACGTACACGATCACCAGCCTGTACGGGAACGCCCGTCGCAGAGCGATCACGATGCTCGTCCTGGACGCGCTCGCACCCGTCGTCGGCGCCGCGTCCACCCTGCTGTTCACCCTTCCGGAGGAACTGCTCGGCAGCTATCTCGGGTTCTTCGGCGGCGCCCTGCTCTACCTCGCCGCCGCCGAGATCCTCCCCGAAGCCCACCACGAACACCCGGCCCGCTCCACCCTGTTGTGCACGGTGGCGGGCGTGGCCTTCATCTGGCTCGTGGTGGGCGTCTCCGACGGCTGA
- a CDS encoding cobyrinate a,c-diamide synthase, protein MVARLVIAAPSSGAGKTTVATGLMAAFAGRGLAVSPHKVGPDYIDPGYHALATGRPGRNLDAYMCGTGLIAPLFEHGARGCDLAVVEGVMGLYDGAADQGELASTAQVAKLLKAPVVLVVDASSQSRSVAALVHGFASWDPEVRIGGVILNKVATDRHEHLLREALGGSGVPVLGVLRRAPAVATPSRHLGLVPVAERQAQAVEAVAAQAEQVLQGCDLDALMALARSAPELHAEAWEPDVAVRLSAGGGAHPCPPPGTSSWGDPQAEQLPTTRPVVAVAGGAAFTFSYAEHTELLTAAGADVVTFDPLRDETLPEGTSGLVIGGGFPEMYGSELSANEPLRKAVAELAASGASIAAECAGLLYLARSLDGTPMCGVLDADARMSDRLTLGYRDAVAVSDSSLAAAGARMRGHEFHRTVIEPGAGANAAWGLRQPERRVEGFVQQGVHASYVHTHWAGAPEAAVRFVEHCANGPVA, encoded by the coding sequence GTGGTAGCACGTCTCGTCATCGCCGCGCCGTCCTCCGGCGCGGGCAAGACCACGGTCGCGACCGGCCTGATGGCCGCGTTCGCCGGCCGTGGTCTGGCGGTCTCCCCGCACAAGGTCGGCCCGGACTACATCGACCCCGGCTACCACGCCCTTGCCACCGGCCGGCCGGGCCGCAACCTCGACGCGTACATGTGCGGTACGGGGCTGATCGCGCCGCTCTTCGAGCACGGGGCGCGCGGCTGCGACCTGGCGGTCGTCGAGGGCGTCATGGGCCTGTACGACGGGGCGGCCGACCAGGGCGAGCTGGCGTCCACGGCGCAGGTGGCGAAGCTGCTCAAGGCGCCGGTGGTGCTGGTCGTGGACGCCTCGTCGCAGTCGCGGTCGGTGGCGGCGCTGGTGCACGGGTTCGCGTCGTGGGACCCGGAGGTACGGATCGGCGGGGTGATCCTGAACAAGGTCGCGACCGACCGGCACGAGCATCTGCTGCGGGAGGCGCTCGGGGGGTCGGGGGTTCCTGTGCTGGGAGTGCTGCGCCGGGCGCCGGCCGTTGCCACGCCGTCCAGGCACCTTGGGCTGGTGCCCGTTGCCGAGCGGCAGGCTCAGGCCGTCGAGGCGGTTGCCGCGCAGGCGGAGCAGGTGCTTCAGGGGTGCGACCTGGATGCGCTCATGGCGCTTGCGCGCAGCGCGCCTGAACTGCACGCCGAGGCGTGGGAGCCTGACGTCGCGGTGCGGCTGTCCGCCGGTGGGGGTGCCCACCCTTGTCCTCCCCCTGGGACTTCGTCCTGGGGGGACCCCCAAGCGGAACAGTTGCCCACGACGCGGCCGGTAGTTGCCGTGGCCGGCGGGGCCGCGTTCACGTTCTCGTATGCCGAGCACACGGAGTTGCTGACCGCCGCCGGGGCTGACGTTGTCACGTTCGATCCGCTTCGGGACGAAACACTGCCCGAGGGGACCTCCGGTCTTGTCATAGGTGGCGGCTTCCCCGAGATGTACGGGTCCGAGCTGTCCGCCAACGAACCCCTCCGCAAGGCCGTCGCCGAGCTCGCCGCCTCCGGGGCGTCGATCGCCGCCGAGTGTGCCGGGCTGCTGTATCTCGCGCGGTCGCTCGACGGGACGCCGATGTGCGGGGTGCTCGACGCGGACGCGCGGATGTCGGATCGGCTGACGCTCGGGTACCGGGACGCCGTGGCGGTGAGCGACAGTTCGCTTGCGGCGGCCGGGGCGCGGATGCGGGGTCACGAGTTCCACCGGACCGTGATCGAGCCGGGTGCCGGGGCGAACGCGGCCTGGGGGCTGCGGCAGCCGGAGCGTCGCGTCGAGGGGTTCGTACAGCAGGGGGTGCACGCGAGTTATGTGCACACCCACTGGGCGGGCGCCCCGGAGGCGGCCGTGCGCTTCGTGGAGCACTGCGCGAACGGCCCCGTCGCGTGA
- the cobO gene encoding cob(I)yrinic acid a,c-diamide adenosyltransferase, giving the protein MPQGQPTVVPDDGLTTRQRRNRALVMVHTGVGKGKSTAAFGMALRAWNQGWPIGVFQFVKSAKWKVGEENALKALGETGKGGTVTWNKMGEGWSWIQREVAEGEQSHEDKAREGWEQVKRDLAEEKYKFYVLDEFAYLLHWGWIDTKEVVEVLRARPGQQHVVITGRNAPQELLDFADLVTDMSKVKHPMDAGQKGQRGIEW; this is encoded by the coding sequence ATGCCGCAGGGACAGCCGACCGTCGTTCCCGACGACGGTCTCACCACCCGTCAGCGCCGCAACCGTGCGCTGGTGATGGTGCACACGGGCGTCGGCAAGGGGAAGTCGACCGCCGCCTTCGGCATGGCGCTGCGCGCCTGGAACCAGGGCTGGCCGATCGGGGTGTTCCAGTTCGTCAAGTCCGCCAAATGGAAGGTCGGCGAGGAGAACGCCCTCAAGGCGCTCGGCGAGACCGGCAAGGGCGGCACCGTCACCTGGAACAAGATGGGCGAGGGCTGGTCCTGGATCCAGCGCGAGGTCGCCGAGGGCGAGCAGTCCCACGAGGACAAGGCGCGCGAGGGCTGGGAGCAGGTCAAGCGCGACCTCGCCGAGGAGAAGTACAAGTTCTACGTCCTCGACGAGTTCGCCTACCTGCTGCACTGGGGCTGGATCGACACCAAGGAGGTCGTCGAGGTCCTGCGCGCCCGGCCCGGGCAGCAGCATGTCGTCATCACCGGCCGCAACGCCCCGCAGGAGCTGCTGGACTTCGCGGACCTGGTCACGGACATGTCGAAGGTGAAGCACCCGATGGACGCGGGTCAGAAGGGCCAGCGGGGCATCGAGTGGTAG
- a CDS encoding putative cobaltochelatase, which produces MSTRYPFTAVVGMDDLRLALLLNAVSPAVGGVLVRGEKGTAKSTAVRALADLLPSVAVVAGCRFSCDPGAPDPQCPDGPHTETPGAARPARMVELPVGASEDRLVGALDIERALAEGVKAFEPGLLADAHRGILYVDEVNLLHDHLIDLLLDAAAMGSSYVEREGVSVRHAARFLLVGTMNPEEGELRPQLLDRFGLTVEVAASREPEQRVEVVRRRLAFDDDPAAFAARWADEETALRDRVVAARELLPSVALGDAALLQIAATCAAFEVDGMRADIVMARTATALAAWAGRTEVTSEDVRQAALLALPHRRRRNPFDAPGLDEDKLDETLEQFKGEDGDDDPDPGPDGGPGDGPGGGVPPQSEGPDNSTPQDTGSDEAPAPAPGGAGGAGERAAVKAAEPFRTKMLSVPGLGEGAAGRRSRARTEHGRTTGSVRPRGALTKLHLAATVHAAAPHQKARGRTGPGLVVRRDDLRQATREGREGNLVLFAVDASGSMAARQRMSAVKGAVLSLLLDAYQRRDKVGLVTFRGRDAEVALPPTSSVDAAAARLEQLPTGGRTPLSAGLLKAHDVLRVERLRDPSRRPLLVVVTDGRATGGGADPVALAARAARLHASEGTAAVVVDCETGPVRLGLAGELARELGGTAVTLDELRADSIAGLVRDVQAGQTTRRAA; this is translated from the coding sequence ATGAGCACCCGGTATCCGTTCACCGCCGTCGTCGGCATGGACGACCTGCGGCTTGCGCTGCTCCTGAACGCGGTGAGCCCGGCGGTGGGTGGTGTCCTCGTACGCGGCGAGAAGGGGACTGCCAAGTCGACCGCCGTGCGGGCGCTCGCGGACCTGCTGCCGTCGGTGGCGGTGGTCGCCGGGTGCCGGTTCAGCTGCGACCCGGGCGCGCCCGACCCCCAGTGCCCGGACGGGCCGCACACCGAGACGCCCGGGGCCGCCCGCCCCGCGCGGATGGTCGAGCTGCCCGTCGGTGCGTCCGAGGACCGGCTCGTCGGTGCGCTGGACATCGAGCGGGCGCTCGCCGAGGGCGTGAAGGCCTTCGAGCCCGGGCTCCTCGCGGACGCGCACCGGGGAATCCTCTACGTCGACGAGGTCAACCTCCTCCACGACCACCTGATCGACCTGCTCCTCGACGCCGCCGCCATGGGCTCCTCGTACGTCGAGCGCGAAGGGGTCTCCGTACGGCACGCGGCCCGCTTCCTGCTCGTCGGCACGATGAACCCCGAAGAGGGCGAGCTGCGGCCGCAGTTGCTGGACCGCTTCGGTCTCACCGTCGAGGTCGCCGCCTCCCGCGAGCCCGAGCAGCGGGTCGAGGTCGTGCGCCGCCGGCTCGCGTTCGACGACGACCCGGCCGCCTTCGCCGCCCGCTGGGCCGACGAGGAGACCGCGCTGCGGGACCGCGTCGTCGCCGCGCGCGAGCTGCTGCCGAGCGTCGCGCTCGGTGACGCGGCCCTGCTGCAGATCGCCGCGACCTGCGCCGCGTTCGAGGTCGACGGAATGCGCGCGGACATCGTGATGGCCCGGACCGCGACGGCGCTCGCCGCATGGGCGGGACGCACGGAGGTGACCTCCGAGGACGTACGGCAGGCCGCGCTACTCGCCCTCCCCCACCGCAGGCGGCGGAACCCGTTCGACGCGCCGGGGCTCGACGAGGACAAGCTCGACGAGACGCTGGAGCAGTTCAAGGGCGAGGACGGGGACGACGACCCCGACCCGGGTCCCGACGGCGGACCCGGCGATGGCCCGGGTGGCGGTGTGCCGCCCCAGAGCGAAGGCCCCGACAACAGCACGCCCCAGGACACGGGTTCGGACGAGGCTCCCGCGCCCGCTCCGGGCGGGGCCGGCGGCGCCGGTGAGCGCGCCGCCGTCAAGGCCGCCGAACCCTTCCGTACGAAGATGCTCAGCGTGCCCGGACTCGGCGAGGGGGCGGCCGGGCGCCGCTCACGGGCCCGTACCGAGCACGGCAGGACCACCGGTTCCGTACGGCCCCGGGGCGCGCTGACCAAGCTCCATCTGGCCGCGACCGTGCACGCCGCCGCCCCGCACCAGAAGGCGCGCGGACGGACCGGCCCCGGGCTCGTGGTCCGCCGGGACGATCTGCGGCAGGCGACCCGCGAGGGCCGCGAGGGCAACCTCGTGCTCTTCGCCGTGGACGCCTCCGGCTCGATGGCGGCGCGGCAGCGGATGAGCGCCGTCAAGGGCGCCGTGCTCTCGCTGCTGCTCGACGCATACCAGCGGCGCGACAAGGTCGGCCTGGTCACCTTCCGGGGGCGGGACGCCGAGGTCGCGCTGCCGCCGACCTCGTCCGTGGACGCGGCCGCCGCGCGGCTGGAACAGCTCCCGACGGGCGGCCGCACGCCGCTGTCGGCGGGGCTGCTCAAGGCCCATGACGTGCTGCGCGTCGAGCGGCTCCGCGACCCGTCGCGCCGCCCGCTGCTCGTCGTCGTGACCGACGGCCGGGCGACCGGCGGCGGCGCGGACCCGGTGGCGCTCGCCGCCCGCGCGGCGCGGCTGCACGCGTCCGAGGGCACCGCGGCCGTCGTCGTGGACTGCGAGACCGGGCCCGTGCGGCTCGGGCTGGCCGGGGAGCTCGCCCGCGAACTGGGCGGCACCGCCGTGACCTTGGACGAGCTGCGCGCCGACTCGATCGCCGGGCTCGTCAGAGACGTACAGGCAGGACAGACAACCAGGAGGGCCGCGTAA
- a CDS encoding cobyric acid synthase, whose translation MRGGGLLVAGTTSDAGKSVVTAGICRWLVRQGMKVAPFKGQNMSLNSFVTREGAEIGRAQAMQAQAARVEPTALMNPVLLKPGSDRSSQVVLMGKPVGELSARGYHGGRQKELFEPVLACLEELRGTYDAVICEGAGSPAEINLRRTDIVNMGIARAARLPVLVVGDIDRGGVFAQFFGTTALLAPEDQELIAGYLVNKFRGDVTLLEPGLDMLLGLTGRRTFGVLPYAHGLGIDEEDGLRVSLRGTVRESAVAPPVGEDVLRVAVCAVPLMSNFTDVDALAAEPGVVVRFVDRAEELVDADLVVVPGTRGTVKALAWLRERGLAEAIARRAAEGRPVLGICGGFQALGERIEDDVESKAGAVDGLGLLPVHVRFSPEKTLARPVGEALGEPVEGYEIHHGVADVRGGEPFLDGCRVGAVWGTHWHGSLESDGFRRAFLREVAAASGRHFVPAPDTSFGALREEQLDRLGDLIEEHADTDALLRLIENGPPNGLPFIPPGAP comes from the coding sequence ATGAGAGGCGGGGGGCTGCTGGTCGCGGGGACCACGTCCGACGCGGGCAAGAGCGTCGTCACGGCCGGCATCTGCCGCTGGCTGGTCCGGCAGGGCATGAAGGTCGCCCCGTTCAAGGGCCAGAACATGTCCTTGAACTCCTTCGTGACGAGAGAGGGCGCGGAGATCGGCCGCGCGCAGGCCATGCAGGCGCAGGCGGCCCGCGTCGAGCCGACCGCGCTGATGAACCCCGTACTGCTGAAGCCGGGCAGCGACCGCTCCAGCCAGGTCGTCCTGATGGGCAAGCCGGTGGGCGAGTTGAGCGCGCGCGGCTACCACGGGGGCAGGCAGAAAGAGCTCTTCGAGCCCGTCCTGGCGTGCCTGGAGGAGCTGCGGGGCACGTATGACGCCGTGATCTGCGAGGGGGCGGGCAGTCCGGCCGAGATCAACCTGCGGCGCACGGACATCGTGAACATGGGCATCGCACGGGCGGCGCGGCTGCCGGTGCTGGTGGTCGGCGACATCGACAGGGGCGGGGTGTTCGCCCAGTTCTTCGGCACGACGGCGCTGCTCGCTCCGGAGGACCAGGAGCTGATCGCGGGCTATCTCGTGAACAAGTTCCGGGGCGACGTGACCCTGCTCGAGCCGGGCCTCGACATGCTGCTCGGGCTGACCGGGCGCCGGACCTTCGGTGTGCTGCCGTACGCGCACGGGCTCGGCATCGACGAGGAGGACGGCCTGCGGGTCTCGCTGCGGGGCACGGTCCGCGAGTCGGCCGTCGCGCCGCCGGTCGGCGAGGACGTGCTGCGGGTCGCGGTCTGCGCCGTGCCGCTGATGTCCAACTTCACCGACGTGGACGCGCTGGCCGCCGAACCGGGCGTGGTCGTGCGCTTCGTGGACCGTGCCGAGGAGCTCGTCGACGCGGACCTGGTGGTCGTGCCGGGCACGCGCGGGACGGTCAAGGCGCTGGCCTGGCTGCGCGAGCGCGGCCTCGCGGAGGCGATCGCCCGGCGGGCGGCGGAGGGCCGGCCGGTACTCGGAATATGCGGCGGCTTCCAGGCGCTCGGGGAGCGGATCGAGGACGACGTCGAGTCGAAGGCCGGCGCCGTCGACGGGCTCGGACTGCTGCCCGTACACGTCCGGTTCTCGCCCGAGAAGACACTGGCCCGGCCGGTCGGCGAGGCGCTCGGCGAGCCCGTCGAGGGGTACGAGATCCACCACGGCGTCGCGGACGTGCGGGGCGGCGAACCGTTCCTGGACGGATGCCGGGTCGGCGCGGTGTGGGGCACGCACTGGCACGGCTCCCTGGAGAGCGACGGCTTCCGCCGGGCGTTCCTGCGAGAGGTCGCGGCGGCGTCCGGTCGGCACTTCGTCCCGGCCCCCGACACGTCGTTCGGCGCGCTCCGCGAGGAGCAGCTGGACCGTCTCGGCGACCTGATCGAGGAACACGCGGACACGGACGCGCTGCTGCGCCTGATCGAGAACGGCCCGCCGAACGGGCTGCCGTTCATCCCGCCGGGTGCGCCGTGA
- a CDS encoding cobalamin biosynthesis protein translates to MPGRSAATGVFTYGAAAGLAADLIIGDPRRGHPVAAFGRAAGSVEKLLRRDHRGWGALHTAVCAGGATALAALAARTVRDRPGAAAALTAASVWAVVGGTTLGREARAIGGALAAGDLEVARERMPHLVGRDPQSLDGPAMARAVVESVAENTSDAVVGALVWGAVAGVPGLVGFRAVNTLDAMVGHKSPAYRRFGWASARLDDVAGWPGARLTAALATVAGGDPKGAAKAWRQDAAKHPSPNAGPVEASFAGALGVRLGGTLTYGGRVEHRPVLNGEGRAVEVGDIERAVRLSRRVTALTLAVCVGGRIVAGAMKRRKA, encoded by the coding sequence ATGCCCGGCCGCAGTGCAGCCACAGGTGTATTCACGTACGGCGCCGCCGCCGGTCTGGCCGCGGACCTGATCATCGGCGACCCCCGCCGCGGCCATCCGGTCGCCGCGTTCGGGCGCGCCGCCGGCTCCGTCGAGAAGCTTCTCCGGCGCGACCACCGCGGGTGGGGCGCGCTGCACACGGCCGTCTGCGCCGGCGGCGCCACGGCGCTCGCGGCGCTGGCCGCCCGTACCGTACGCGACCGCCCCGGAGCCGCCGCCGCCCTGACCGCCGCCTCCGTCTGGGCCGTCGTCGGCGGCACGACCCTGGGCCGGGAGGCCCGCGCCATCGGCGGGGCCCTGGCCGCCGGGGACCTGGAGGTGGCCCGCGAGCGGATGCCGCATCTGGTGGGGCGCGATCCGCAGTCCCTGGACGGTCCTGCGATGGCCCGCGCGGTGGTGGAGTCCGTCGCCGAGAACACCTCCGACGCCGTCGTGGGCGCCCTGGTCTGGGGCGCGGTCGCGGGCGTTCCCGGCCTGGTCGGCTTCCGGGCCGTGAACACCCTGGACGCGATGGTCGGCCACAAGTCCCCGGCGTACCGGCGCTTCGGCTGGGCCTCGGCCCGGCTCGACGACGTGGCCGGCTGGCCGGGCGCCCGGCTGACGGCCGCGCTCGCGACGGTGGCGGGTGGCGACCCGAAGGGGGCGGCGAAGGCCTGGCGGCAGGACGCGGCCAAGCACCCGAGCCCCAACGCCGGTCCGGTGGAGGCGTCCTTCGCGGGGGCGCTCGGCGTACGGCTCGGCGGGACGCTCACGTACGGCGGACGGGTCGAGCACCGGCCGGTACTGAACGGGGAGGGCCGGGCCGTGGAGGTCGGGGACATCGAGCGGGCGGTGCGGCTCTCGCGCCGGGTGACCGCGCTGACGCTGGCGGTGTGTGTGGGTGGACGGATCGTGGCGGGCGCGATGAAGCGGAGGAAGGCATGA
- a CDS encoding inorganic phosphate transporter: protein MEHITLLLAIVVVTALVFDFTNGFHDTANAMATTISTGALKPKTAVAMSAVLNLVGAFLSVEVAKTISGGIINEQGIRTEVIFAALVGAILWNLLTWLLGLPSSSSHALFGGLIGAAVMSAGWSAVNGSTVVSKVLIPAIAAPLVAGLAAMAATKLTYKIGSRTDKKATAKGYRAGQIASAGLVSLAHGTNDAQKTMGVITLALVTGGVLAPGANPPMWVVVSAGVAIALGTYLGGWRIIRTMGKGLTDLQPQQGFAAQTSAATVILASSNLGFSLSTTQSCSGAVMGAGLGRKGGVVRWSTATRMFVAWGLTLPAAGLVGAGAEFLTKQGSWGVATVAVLLVAGSAVIWSLSRRKPVDQHNVTADEIDAEPAGVVTTAIAAVTPPPAGSVAAVADEDLKTTIPSPAPTDPTAPTAPAAAV from the coding sequence ATGGAACACATCACGCTGCTGCTCGCGATTGTGGTCGTGACAGCTCTCGTGTTCGATTTCACGAACGGTTTCCACGACACCGCCAACGCGATGGCGACGACCATCTCGACCGGTGCCCTCAAGCCCAAGACGGCGGTGGCCATGTCCGCCGTGCTCAACCTGGTCGGCGCGTTCCTGTCCGTGGAGGTCGCCAAGACGATCTCCGGCGGGATCATCAACGAACAGGGCATTCGTACCGAAGTGATCTTCGCGGCGCTCGTCGGCGCCATCCTCTGGAATCTGCTGACCTGGCTCCTGGGTCTGCCGTCCAGCTCCTCCCACGCCCTCTTCGGCGGTCTCATCGGTGCGGCCGTCATGTCGGCCGGCTGGTCGGCCGTCAACGGCTCGACCGTGGTCAGCAAGGTCCTGATCCCCGCGATCGCCGCGCCGCTCGTCGCCGGCCTCGCCGCGATGGCGGCCACCAAGCTGACGTACAAGATCGGCTCCAGGACGGACAAGAAGGCCACGGCCAAGGGTTACCGGGCCGGCCAGATCGCCTCCGCCGGTCTCGTCTCCCTCGCGCACGGCACCAACGACGCCCAGAAGACGATGGGTGTCATCACCCTCGCCCTGGTGACCGGCGGCGTCCTCGCCCCCGGCGCCAACCCCCCGATGTGGGTCGTCGTCTCCGCCGGTGTCGCGATCGCGCTCGGCACCTACCTCGGCGGCTGGCGCATCATCCGCACGATGGGCAAGGGCCTCACCGACCTTCAGCCGCAGCAGGGCTTCGCCGCCCAGACCAGTGCCGCCACGGTCATCCTGGCCTCGTCCAACCTGGGCTTCTCCCTCTCCACCACACAGTCCTGCTCCGGCGCCGTGATGGGTGCGGGCCTCGGCCGCAAGGGCGGAGTCGTCCGCTGGTCGACCGCGACCCGGATGTTCGTCGCCTGGGGTCTGACCCTGCCCGCCGCGGGCCTGGTCGGCGCCGGTGCCGAGTTCCTCACCAAGCAGGGCAGCTGGGGCGTCGCCACCGTCGCGGTCCTCCTCGTGGCCGGCTCGGCCGTCATCTGGTCCCTGTCGCGCCGCAAGCCGGTCGACCAGCACAACGTCACGGCCGACGAGATCGACGCCGAGCCCGCGGGTGTCGTCACCACCGCGATCGCGGCGGTCACCCCGCCGCCCGCCGGTTCCGTCGCCGCCGTCGCGGACGAGGACCTCAAGACCACCATCCCCTCGCCGGCCCCCACGGACCCGACAGCCCCCACGGCCCCCGCGGCCGCGGTGTAA
- a CDS encoding VOC family protein, which translates to MAEGPHICPTLTYDDAHAAIKQLTEGFGFTRHAVYEEDGKVVHAELTYGNGMVMLGSKGTGSEFDKLVEAAGPAGVYIHVDDVDAHHARAVEHGIEIVMPLKDQEYGSRDYIARDAEGNIWSFGTYLPGGAD; encoded by the coding sequence ATGGCTGAGGGACCCCACATCTGTCCGACCCTGACCTATGACGACGCGCACGCCGCGATCAAGCAGCTCACGGAGGGGTTCGGCTTCACCCGCCACGCGGTGTACGAGGAGGACGGCAAGGTCGTGCACGCCGAGCTGACGTACGGGAACGGCATGGTGATGCTCGGCAGCAAGGGGACGGGCAGCGAGTTCGACAAGCTGGTCGAGGCTGCCGGGCCCGCCGGGGTGTACATCCACGTGGACGACGTGGACGCACACCACGCGCGGGCGGTGGAGCACGGCATCGAGATCGTGATGCCGCTCAAGGACCAGGAGTACGGCTCGCGGGACTACATCGCCCGCGATGCGGAGGGCAACATCTGGAGCTTCGGTACGTATCTCCCGGGAGGCGCGGACTAG